The sequence TTTATTCggtggggcggggcctgggtCGACCAACCCCAAACAGGTTTTGAAGGCAACGGACGCTTCCCGGCGCATGTACCTCCCTTGGTAGCTCCACACTGCCAGCACCTTGCACACTCGTTTTCTCACCCTTGTTTCATTCCCTTCTTCTCAAGAAACCAAATCGAAGGACGGCgttggagtgggggggaagacTTTTATTGCTGCGCATGGCCCCAGAATCGCTCCCCCACCTGTCTCAACAGCCCCACCCCTTCACACTTTGGACAGGGGAAGAATTTTATGGTTGCGCCTGGATGCTGGATTCCCCACCCAGCCGCGGCACATGGCGGATGCCAATTCTAGCCCTGGTTTTTGTTTTCCCGCTTTCTCGTTTAtttcaggggggtgggggtggggcaggatgtGGGTTTGACCCCCCTCCTCGGGGGTGGCCCGGGGGAACCAGACCCTGGACGTGTATCTCGCTGTGATACTGATTAAAAGCGCCGATTCTGAAAGGCGGCGAGGCCGTGTGACTCTGTGCCGgagggagcagggcagagctgcGGTTCCTTGCatcgttgtgatcatctagtcagacacAAGCTGTGCACCTTCCACGAATCAACTCCTGTTTGaagtagagcagatctttcaggaAGACATCCCAGCTTGATTTTAAAATcgccagtaatggagaatccaccatgacccttgggaagtcattccagtggttaattcctctcaatgttaaaaattTGCCCCgggtttccagtctgaatttgtctagcttcaacctccagccatTGGACATTGTTAGGTTTGTCTGATAGCTTGAAAAGCCCgtgatcaaatatttgttccccatgtaggtacttatagactgggatcaagtcaccccccctttacccttctctttgttaagctaaatagatggagctccttgcgTCTGTCTCTCATATTGAGTTCTGGGAAATGGGCGGGGTAAGGTTGGATATTttgctaaaagctctgctctaggaattattttggggcagttctctcgCCTGTGTtatgggaggggagtgaggggatCAGACGAGATCCCAAAGATCcttcctggccttggaatccatgacgTGTGAAAAGCCGGAGGACACGGATACAGGGCGTTGCGGGAATGGCAGTGGAGTTCAACATATGAGTGTGGATGCTTATGGGGGGGCATGGGGAAAAAAGTGCGGGATGACACACAGTGACCCTGCCGTGCAGCTCTGCTCTCGGCCTCTCTGTGGGAAGGAGCTCTTCTGGTTGCTTGAGGGTGTAACGGAAAGGAAATGATCCGGTGAGAAATTTGCCCTTTCTCTGCCACCAGTGAAGGCAAGAAACTTTCTCTATTAAACAAGAAACAAAAGTTGAGGTTCTCCTCTGTTCACATGACATCTTTTGGGGCCGGGGCCTATTCTCTCCTGCTGGACTATCCAAACagcggggggtgcaggggggagctgTTCCTATCCCGCCCGTCAGATATTCTATTGGGGAGGGTCCCCCAGGAGTGTGTttttctgcctccctcccactcTTCTTGTAGCAGCTGGAAGTACACTGTTTGTGTGTGTCCATCCAACCCAGTTATGTGCGTATACTTCCGTCCCCTTTCTACTCTCTCTGAGTTCACACTGTCACGGGTCAGGTCTCCTGCCCCCACGCAGCTCTGGGTGTAGTTTTGCATTTCCCTTCTCTTATATCGATGATATGGGAACAACATCCCGTCTATGCCAGCTGCTTATTACTGGGCAGAGCCACCTGGACCCTGCATCTCTTCCCTTTGGGAGCCTGTGGCCAATGCCATCCAGGGATCAAACAGCCTTCTGGAAACAAATAGGTTTATTAGCCAATGGAACAAAACAGTTGAGGAAAAAATGGTTTCGaaataaccaaccaaccaacaggTGTGTCTGGTGTCATCCAGTCTTATGATGAGGCTtggatgaatttttttaataatttcaacaGCTCATCCcgatgtttgtttttaagcatttttaattttttttatcaatttaaattttcacagttgtgcaacaTTGTGGAGAGTCAGACAATAATTGAATGACAGTGGAGGTTGAGATTCCAAAAGTTCAAGCTGTACAACCGTTCAAACACAAACTGGCAACATCCCGAGTCAAAGCACGGGAGCGAGACAAGGCGGATGAGgtatttattggaccaatttctggtGGTGAGGGAGCCAAGCTCTCcggctacacagagctcttctgcaggtgtGGAAAAGGTACTCTGAGTCACTGCTAAATAGAAGATCAAACAGATAGTACAGTGTCAATAGTTAGCTCATACTCTCAGCCtcagggaccattcaaggtggaaCAGCCTGTTCACACTCCTTTAGTCAAAGGACAGAACAACAGGGTTAGCAGGTTACAGATTGTTGGAATAAGccacaaatccagtgtctctgttcagtccatgattttgtatcgagcaaagttatgaatttgaactcccagtctcctcttttgaaagtgtggtgcaggtttcctttgaggatggggactgataggtcagatagagagtgatcgctttgtgacatgtgttcacccacaggtgacagggtgttCTTGTGTTTTACCATTTTCCCTTGTGAGTTCCTCTGAGAGTATAGTGATTgtctgtctggtttcacccaacTGTTGTCATTGGAGCATTTAGTGCAaatggatgaggtacaccacatgttgagATAGGCATgggtaggacccatggatcttggaGGGTGTTGATCATTTTAGCAGTGGAGAAATGTCTGCGGGTGTTGCATCTCTTGTTCTGGCaaggtctggtgccactttgagttggtgtgtcctcatatgtggggagcttgcttctgatgatgagcttggagaggttgtttgagggccagaagagggggttcaggaaagatttatttcaggatggggtccccattgagAATGGGTTATAGTTGTTGGTTACCCTGTATGGATTCCAGCGTGgttggtaggtgacaactagaggCGTGTGGTCGGAGAGGGTTTTATTTCTGCATTGAAGCTGGTTCTctcggggtatttgggtggcctgttccatgatgcgatctacttctctggtggagcatccttgtttggtgaaggcggttttgagtgtgttaaggtgtacataacggactttctcctcagagcatctgagtgcctggctgttgATAACAGATGTCTTGGTGCatttggggtggttactagatctatgaaggCAGGTGTGGTGATCCGTGGGTTTCTTATATATGGTTGTCTGTcaggttccattgttgaagctgattgtggcatccaggaagttgatgctaatGTGGGACTGTTCTAGAACGAGTTTAATGGACGGGCGGTGGTTGTTGAAGGTTGTGGTGGAAATCGATGAGGGAGTTGAAGTTGTCCGTtcagaagatgaaaatatcatcGCTATATCTCAGGTGTATCATTGGGTATTaattcaccttgaatggtcccttagaatacgtgctaactacttatgctaaattatctgtttgatcttgtatttagctgttacactcggagtacctttcccagacctgaagaagagctctttgtagctcaaaagcttctctcccgctcccaacggaagttggtccaatgaaagatattccctcactcaccttgtctctcaaatatcctgggaccgatatggctacaccaacactgcataAGTCAAAGTGCACACAGTTAATAGCCTTAAATCGAACCCTCGCACATTCTCAGGTAGCATCTTTCTTAGTTTTCTGTAAATTTCGATTATTACTGATGGAAGTATTTTTGCATGGGGCCATGTGTGTACGGTGAAACCAACGTTTATCGACATTTGCCAATAAAAACCTACTCCTGGCAAACCACCTTCTGCTTCACTACAAGCGAAATTAGGTAAGCTTCACTTTTCAGTTACAGGAGCAGACCCATTTACATTGTTTTAGCAAGCCCAGAAGCCTGCTCCCAGTTAACTCCAGATAAGGAAAGCATCTCAGTGCTTGTCTATATGGGAACATTAACCTCAATAGCTATTCCTCAGTCGCTCCCCATGTAGATTTACGGCTTGTCTtcacatggagttattcctgattaactgTTCCGGATTCACTCCATGTGGGAGTACGCTTATTCTGGAACAGGGGTACCTTATTCCAGATTAAGTGTGTCCGCACATGGAGTTTATAAGGAATAGCTATTCTgcttttaaattcacaccctaccttaatcTGAATTATTTCCCCCATGTACACAAGCCCTAAGATAATGCCGCTCTGATGGCTGTGCCATTGTTTCAGTTAGATCCATTCAGCCTTATTGGCTTTCCACCCCAGCTCTTCTGACAATGGAGAAATGTGATGAAATTGTCTTCTCCCAACATACTGCCCTGGAAATCCCATACGTAGGGGGCCAAACACCAAGGAGGGAAAAGAGCTaatgaagctaaaggacaatgtcgGCCCAAGAACAAAGGGGGATAAACTGGCCAGGAATAAACTGAGGCAGGAGATCAGAAGAAGGTTTGTACCCATCAGAGGAGGGAGGTTACATACGAAACATAAGAGCTGTcttagtgggtcagaccaaaggtccatctagcccagtatcctgtctctgacaatggccagtaaCAGAGCTTCATGGAGAgtacagaacaaggcaattatggagtgatccacctCTGCCTTCCACTCCTGGCTTCTTGCAGTCACAGGTTTAGGGTGGCTccaagcatggggttgtgtccctgaccattttggctaatagccattgatggacctatcctccatgaacttatccagttgtTTTTTGAAATAACTCAAGTTAtgcttttggccatcacaacatcctgtggcaatgagttccactggtttATTGTGTGTTGCATGGGAAAAGTACTagctcttgtttgtattaaacctgctgcctgttaatttcctcgggtgaccccaggttcttgtgttgtgggaaagggtaaataacacttctccgTTCCCTTTTCTCACACTGTTCCTTATTTTAttgacctccatcatatccccctttcGTTGTCTCTTTTTGTAAGCTGAACAGCTCTGATCTTTTTAGTCTCttctcgtatggaagctgttccatgcccttgATCATCTtggttgctcttttctgaacccatgGATTCGTGTAGTGGCATGAcaatatttttctgtcttatttttctatctctttcctaatagtCCCTGACACATAGTTaacctttttgactgccactgtgcATTGAGCAGTTCTGGAACTCGTCCTCGACCCCTCCATAGGAGCAGTGAGTGCAAATTATCAAACTGGTTTGAAGATGCAACCTCACCTCCATCAGAGTGTGTGCGAGGGGTGGGGTCAATAGGGCTGGAGTTATTCACTATATTTATTACAGGCTGAAAATAATGGGATGAAGAGGGAGATGGGGAAATTGGCCAGTCTCACCCAATTCTTTTGGGAGGGTCGGATGGTGAAGGGCTTCAGATGGGGCTAATAAAATGGGTATTTGGGCCACATGACAGTTGGTGACATCCAGTGAAGAACGTGCAAGGGGGCTGCATCTAGGGAGTGATGGTAAAATATAAGGAAGAAGCCAGAAGAAGAGATAAGAATGAGGCCCTGGAGAGGAAAGATTCACCACCGTTGGACAAGTGAGGGAACTACTGCAGAATGCATCTGAGCTTCCCAGCTCTGGGTGAGAAGGGACCTAGGCAGAGGGTGGATATGGCAGCAGATATCACAGGGAGAGAAACAGCTATTAATTGGTAGGTCTTAGTTTAACCAAGATCTTGAAGTCAATCTGGGAACCAACTGGCAGCCATTATGGGTCAGAGAGCACAGGTTTGGCTCATGAAATGACATCCTGCTTAGCTGCAGAATTCTGTGCCATGTCCGACCGGGTCTGATAGCGAGGTGACAAAGGCTTGGATGCCAGTTGCAAGAGCCACAGCTAGAGAAATGGTTGTGGCCTCCCACTGGTCCTGCCGGTGCCCTGAAATTCCTGACCATTCGCACTGGGTGGGATTCGTGGTTCACGTGGGTGCATTTGAATTCTCCCTCCCAgcagggaaataccaggaaatctcgACTAGCCCATCTGCAGTTTCCCGAGGGATGTTCTCAGGCACCATGTCCCGATGGATGACGAAATCGTGGTGCTGCTCTGATCACACACAGCGCTACGAAGTGATCCCCCTTCTAGTTCACAATGCAGTCCTGGCAAGAGCAAGGGAATTGCTCTTCTCCATCAGCGGGCTCATGGAGCGAATTAATGGTTTTAAGCAGTTGAAACTCTAAGGGCAGCCCATGGCAGTCAAAAGTGGACTCTACGGATATAGAATGAATCACCTATGAGGACACATCTTTTGAGTGATGGTTTTTTTCCGTCAGGGTCTAGGTCTCACTGAGTCTCCGATTCCTGCTCTGAATTTGAACCTTCTGGCTCAGGGTCTGGTTCCGTCTCTAATTCTTGCTCTGGATTTGAACCATCTTCCTCCTCGGGCTCTTGATCTTGCTGAGTCTCTGATTCCTGCTCCAAATCTGAACCACCTGTCTCCAGGTCTGGCTCAATGTCTGATTCCTTCTTTGGATTTGAAccatcttcctcctccagctgtggATCGGTCTCTGGATTGAAACCATCTTTTTTCTCTGGCTCGGGGTCTTGCTGAGTCTCCGGTTCCTGCTTTGGACTGAAACCATCTTCTTCCTCCAGCTCTGTATGGTGTTCTGGATTGAAAAAATCTCTCTCCCGTGGTTCTGGGTCTCGCACAGTGCGTGAATCTCGCTCCGGATTGAAAAAATCTACCAAGAAAAACAGAGGAGGAATAGGTGAATGGTATTCAATTGCAAATTGTCTTCTTTTGCTTCATGTATCTCCATACACTCATATAACCTGCTTAATGAATGGTGCAGTACACAGCTCTAGGAAATTCCCAGACTAAAGTTATGTTAAGTTTGAGAGTATTTACATAGATGTGATTCTAACAGCCCCATTCTGCCAACTGGCGAAGGGTGCATCCAACCCGATATTGTCAAAATATTTAGCCAACCAGAGTCTTGTAAAGTATCGTATAAAAACTGGTGAGACTCCAGTGAGAGTCAGGATGTGCGGGTTGTATATAGAGATGTATGCATAATCTTGATATACGTTGTGAAGGCCACAGACGGATTAAGGTTTCatagggccctgggccagagcaagtcgGGGGGCCTCTCCAGCTGGAGCGTCACTGGCTTCAGGTAGAGAGGGACGGAGGGCCTTCGAGGCGCAACACGGGCGGGGCCCCAGCCTGGGTCAGGGGGGGTTTAGCCTGCCCTGGCCTATGATATCTGCCACATGTGTCTGTCCTCTATGTTGTTAAGCCCCGTATGGTTCCCCACTCCGAGCACCGTTTGGCGGAGGGATTCCTTTGATCAGCCTCTTTGGCGCTTTCCTCCACCTGCCAGGTGGTGACGCTCTGGCTTCATTCACGGCACAGAAACCGCAAGGTCGCCATCCTCGTAGATGAGCacactacaaataataaacagtaaGAATGTACAGTACCTGGTGCACTGGGGTGCTGGCCCATGCCTGGAACGCCTAGGCCCTCCAAAAGtacaaataaatactaataatgattctattaaatataaataaataataaaatacattacaaGGATGTAATTATCCTCAAACCCGTGTTATAAACTGAGGCCGCCCAGTGTTCAGGCTTCATTTACAACACCCAAATGTGATTGTCATGAGATGTCTCTGGCTAGGTTGTTGGCAGCACGAAAGAACTTGGACTGGAGTTTAGGACGAGCTTCCTCCACTAGGGGGCGTGTGCAACGCACACTAAAGGATATGGCGCTTTGGCTCCCTCTGGTGATGTGGCCACACCGAGGTTGATGCATTTGTGAGAGTTGGGTCTGTTAGCTCAGACACGTTCACACGAGGGTGTGGTTTTCCAGGACCATACAGGAAGGGGAGAAGGATCTGTGGGATAGGTCAGAAAGTCTGGTCTGCTTGTGGCGGTGATGAATTTAGCAGGGCTGGATGGAACTCAGGGTTTCCATACGGCGGGAAATGCCGCCTCTCAAAATTTGTTTTGGTTCCGAATCAGAATGAGATCCCGAAATTTccaaatttcccatgaaatgaaatttttgaaaaaaaaacccaagtccAGTCAAAAAGCTGCGTTTTGATAAtagcaaaatatttcattctgacgttgactatttaaaaatgtatattgtaTGTTTTGacacaacttttcatttcaaataatataaatataatataattaatataatataacagtggtaggacaagaagcaatggggtaatcggcagccagggagatttcggataaatattaggaaaaacgatCGAACTGtaagggtggttaagctctggaacagcttCTAAgcaaggttgtggaatcctcatcactggagatttttaagaacaagtgggacaaacaccagtcagggagggtctaggttacttggtcctgccacagcacaggggactggaatagaggacctctcaaggtcccttcctgccCCACATTTCAATGATTCCATAATATAAAAAATGAAACgaaaattcatttcaaaatgaaaaatcaaaacgttCCCTTCGGCTAAGGTAAAAACAGAACACGCTTCCTTTCAAGTTTTCctttttcagaacaaaatgttgTCAACATTGACACATTCTTGCAGAAAGTCTGATTTTgatgaaatggcattttctgcC comes from Lepidochelys kempii isolate rLepKem1 chromosome 6, rLepKem1.hap2, whole genome shotgun sequence and encodes:
- the NOL3 gene encoding nucleolar protein 3; protein product: MATGDKYTAIRTKRKELIGIIQRDPESVLDELLAQSVITEEEYDSLNQLQDKAARIRKLLIYIQKRGESTCRDFLECLEILFPGTNRLLQPSEYDFFNPERDSRTVRDPEPRERDFFNPEHHTELEEEDGFSPKQEPETQQDPEPEKKDGFNPETDPQLEEEDGSNPKKESDIEPDLETGGSDLEQESETQQDQEPEEEDGSNPEQELETEPDPEPEGSNSEQESETQ